The Pirellulales bacterium genome includes the window TGCGCTTCGTTTTGCCGTAGCGCGGTATCTTGCTGGCGATGTCTTCTTCCAGGTCGACATACTCGACCCCTTCGGCAATGGCCGTGCGCAAGAGCATGATCCGCGCGGCCTCGTCGCCGTTGAACTTACCACCATCCTGCGTGCGGCGGATCGTGATGATCACCGGGCAGGGGCGGTCGGCCAGCACGCGTTTGAGGTTGATTTGGCCGTTGATGTAATCGAGCCGCAGTTCGACCAACTGGGCTCCCTGGTCGACCAAGTGCTTATGTTCGGCGATGACGTGACGATGCCGGCCGCGGCCAATACTGACGCAAATCATGCTAGAAGCCCACGCGGAGAACGAGAGAATATATGATCGCTCTAGTATAGAGTCTGGACCCCGGCGGGGCAGTCCGATTCACGCCGCCCGGCACCAAAGGCGGGCAAGAGAGGTCGCGGGTAGGGGATGCCGCGGCAACGGCGTTTAATGGCCCGTCAGGTGCGCATGAACTGCCGGTCCAGGTCCTCGCGCGTGAAGACCAGGGCCGTGGGGCGACCGTGTGGGCAGTGGTGCGTATCTTGGGCCAAGTGGCGCTGGGCCAAGAGCGCTTCGATTTCGGCCGGCGTGAGCGAATCGCCCGCCTTCACCGCGGCCTTGCACGACATCATGTGCAATAGCTCGTCCAGCAGATCGCGCCGCTCGGGCGCTCGCGCACCGCTGACCAGCAACTCGACCATGTCGCGCAGTAGGGCAGCGGGGTTGGCTGCCTTGAGCATTGCCGGGTAGCTCGACACCAGCACGGTGCCGCCACCAAACGGCTCGATACGAATGCCGAGCTGCGCCAATAGTTCGCTGTGCTCCAGCGCCGCGGCGGCCTCGGCCGGGCTGAGATCGACCGGTTCAGGCACGAGCAGGCTTTGCGTCTCGAGTGCGCCGGCCAACACCTTCGTGCGAAATTGTTCGTACAGCACGCGCTCGTGCAGGGCATGCTGGTCGATGACCAACACCCCTTCGGCGCTCTCGGTGACCAGGTAACGGTTATGAATTTGCACGGCCTGCGTCGCGGGGGCGGCGTAGGAACCGATAGCCTGCTCTGCGGCGAATCCTGGTCCATGCGGACGCAGGTTCCAGGCCGGAGTCCGATTGTCAGCAGTGTGGAGATCGAAGCGCATGCCCGCGTCGTGCGCGGCCGTGGAATCATTCGGCAAAGGTTCTTCGTGCGCGCCTGCCGGTTCCCAATGCCGCTCGAGCGGAACGAGTTCCAGAGGGGGACCGTCCATGAGCGAGCTTGTGGGACGTGCCGGGACGGAGGTCGGCAGAGCGTCCGGCGCCGATAGTGGCTGCCGGGCTGACAATTCGCTTTTCGCCCAATCGACGAAGGCGCTGCCGGCCGGGGATTGCGGCGCGCCGCCGTTTGTTTCGAAGGTTGTTTGCGCTGCGGGATTGGCTGCGAAATTCGCGCTTGGCTGCGCGATGCGGTCTGCCGCGACGGCGTGCGTCAGATCGCTCGTCAGGAACTTGGTGCGGATCGTGCCCAGCAGTTGGCTGTAGAGACGACCGCCGTCCTGAAAGCGGACTTCCAGTTTGGTGGGATGGACGTTGACGTCGACCATATCGGCCGGCATGTCGAAGCACAGGAAAGAAATCGGATAGCGCCCGGTCAGCAGCAGCCCGCGATACGATTCGGCCAGGGCATGTTGCAAGGCCCGATCGCGGACGTAGCGGCCGTTCAGAAACAGATACTGCATCCGCGTGCTGGTACGGCTTTGGCTGGGATGGGCCACATAGCCGGCCAGGCGGATCGGATCGTCGACGCTTTCAATCCAGATCAGATTATCACGCAGCTCAGGCCCGAAGAACGAGCCGATGCGCTCGCGCCAGTCCTGACTGGGAGGCAAGTCATAGACCATGCGATCGTTGTGCCGCAGCACGAAGTGGACGTGCGGACTGGCCAGGGCCAGGCGGGTGAAGGCCTCGGTGACGTGTCCCATCTCGGTCTGCGTCGAGCGGAGGAACTTGCGTCGCACCGGCGTGTTGACGAACAAATTGCGCACTTCGATCACGGTGCCGGTCGGACAACCGCAGGGGACGACCGGACGATGGTTGCCGGCAATGACTTCCAACTCAGCGCCTGCCGTGGCATCTGCGGTGCGGCTGCGGAGCGTGAAATGGCTGACTTCGGCGATGGACGCGAGCGCCTCGCCACGAAAGCCGAGTGTATTGACGCGAAACAGATCATCGGCCGAAACGAGCTTGCTGGTGGCGTGGCTGGCGACGGCCAGCGGCAACTGCTCGGCCGGTATGCCTAGGCCGTCGTCGACGATACGGACCAGGTCCATGCCCCCTTGGGCGACGGCCACCTCGATGCGCTTGGCGCCGGCGTCGAGCGAGTTTTCAACCAACTCCTTGACCACGCTGGCTGGCCGCTCGACGACCTCGCCGGCGGCGATCTTGTTGATCACGCTTTGCGGCAATTGTCGAATCGTGGCCATAAGAGTCCGTTCAGAAATGGCAAAGCGGGCGGCGGTGTGTCGAGCGACGGCCTACACGGATCCGCCTGCGACTACAGGTCGTATTCTTTGATCTTGCGATACAGTGTCCGCTCGCCGATCCCCAACATTTCGGCGGCCTCTTCGCGGTTGCCGCCGGTCAGCTTCAGCGTCTCGCCGATGAACAGCCGTTCGAGATCCGTCAGCGGCTTGCCCACCAGGCTGCCGAGATTGTCGCCGGCTACGGCTTCGGGCGCACCTTCGGCGGGAGCGGAAAGCTCGACCGGTAAGTCATCGACATCGAGCACGCCATCGTAGTCGACGACCACCATGCTTTCCACGACGTTGCGCAGTTGCCGCACGTTGCCTGGCCAGTCGTAGGCCATCAGCCGGCGCCGCGCGGCGGTCGACATGCTCTTGATCGGTTTCTCGTGACGCTTGGCGAACTGCCGAATGAAGTGCTCGATCAAGAGCGGAATATCCTGGCTGCGTTCGACCAGCCGGGGCAACACAACAGTGACGACTTTCAAGCGGTGGTACAGGTCGCTGCGGAACGTGCCGGCCGTGATCTGCTTTTCCAGGTTGCGGTTCGTGGCGGACAAGATACGGACATTGACCTTCACGGGATCGTTCGACCCGACACGCGTAATCTCGCCGTTTTCCAACACGCGCAACAACTTAATCTGCGTGGCCATCGGCATATCGCCGACTTCGTCCAGGAACAGCGTGCCGCCGTGCGCGTACTCGAATTTTCCGATGCGATCGGTCGAAGCGTCCGTGAAGGCTCCCTTCACGTGGCCGAACAGTTCGCTTTCGAGAATGTTCTCGCTGAGGGCCGCGCAATTCAGCGCCACGAAGGCTTTGTTCTTGCGAGGGCTGTTCTGGTGGATCGATTGCGCGACGAGTTCCTTGCCGGTACCCGTCTCTCCCTGAATTAGCACGCTGGCGTTGGTCGGCGCGATCCGCTTGAGCAGTTGGATCACGTCGTTCATCTTGGGGCTGGAGCCGACTACGCCTTCGAAGCCATATTTCTCGTCCAGCCGGCGCTGCAGTTCGGCATTGGTGCGCCGCAAGCGCAGGTTGGCCGCGGCGTTTTCGGTGACGGCCCGCAATTGCCCCAGGTCGAGCGGCTTCAGCAAGTAGCTGTAGGCCCCTTGCTGCATTGCGGACACGGCCGAAGGCACGGTGCCGTGCCCGGTGACCAGAATCACCTCGGCCTCGGGCTGGCTCTCTTTGGCTCGTTTGAGAATTTCCAGCCCGTCGATGTCGGTCATCACCAGATCGGTGATGACGATGTCGAAGACATTTTCTTCGAGCTGTGCGGCCCCGTCTGCGCCGCTGGTGGTGACGGTGCAGTCGTAGCCGACCCGTTCCAGGCTTTCTGCCATGGCTGCGGCGTGCGCAGCATCGTTGTCCACGATCAGCACGCGGATCGGTAGCGCCGGCGAGTCGGCCGTCTCAAGGGGCTTGGCTGTAACCATTTGCCCGATAATACAAAACTGGCTCGAAGCAGGCCACTGGCCTTGCCGCTTCGCTATTCTTTGATGGCGGCAGGTTCCTGCACGCCCAACCGCGCAGGTACGGGCAATTCGATCGTAAATTGTGTCCCGCGGCCGAGCTCGCTCTCGACGCGGATCTTGCCGCCGTGAGCTTCCACGATTTTCCGAGAGATCGACAGGCCCAGGCCTGACCCCCCCGATTTTGTCGTGTAGAAGGCGTTAAAGATTTTTGAGCGCGTTCGCTCGTCCATGCCGGAACCGGTGTCGATCAGGTGCAAGGCAACGCCGCGCGACGTCGCCTCGGTGTTGATCACGAGTTGGCCCCCCTTGGGCATCGCCTGCTGTGCGTTAAGCACCAGGTTCAAGAGAGCGCTTTGGAACGTTTCGCGATCCAGCAGCACGCCGGGCAAGTCCGATTGCAGGTAAGTGACGACTTCGATCTTGGTCTCGGCCGCCTTGGGGCGGAAGAAATTCAGAAGACGGCGGACCTCTTCGTTCAAGTCGGACGATTCCAATCGCGGTTTGCGCACGCGAGCGAAGGCCAGGAAATCATTGAGCAGGTCCTGCAGCCTTTGGCATTCACGCTGCACGACGGCGATCTTGGCCAGCGCTCGGCGAGCCTTCGGTGAGTCGTCGCCCCCCAGGTCCTCGGCCAACAGCTCGACATTCAGGCCGATGGTCGAAAGGGGGTTCTTGATCTCGTGCGCCAGGCCGCCGGCCAGTTGCGCGATCTCGGTGTACTGGTCGACCAGTTTTTGATTGACGTCGTCGGCAGAGGGCGGAGTGGCACGGTTCATAGGATGGTTATTTTACGAAAGGCGCGCGCAACAGCCCAGGTCCTTCTCGGCCCGAGAAGGCCATTAAGATGCTCATCCGGCCGGGGGCAGTTATCATGCAGCGATGCGAATCCATTGGCCACTAGTCGGTTTGTTGATCGGCGCGATGGTTGGGCCGGGATTGTTTCGGCAGTCGCTTGCAGGGGCACCTGACGCGAACACGGTGGTATGGGTTTTTTTGCCGGTCGTGATTGGGCTGTTGATCGGATTATGGATCGATAAAGAATGCCAGAAGCCGTCGGGAGTACGGTTCAGATTCTCGCTGCGCAAGATGCTGATCTTGGTGACAGTGCTAATCGTGCCGATGGCTTGGCTTTCCTCGGAGGTGCGGAATATCCGCTATCGCGCCGCAATGTTGGATCGATTGAAAGCGGCCGGCGGGTCATTTTATGCGATATCTTATCGCGAGGCCCGCCAGCGCCAGCCGTACACCGATAAGCACGGACGGATCGTAAAATTCCGCTTCTGGAGACCGTGGTT containing:
- the mutL gene encoding DNA mismatch repair endonuclease MutL, translating into MATIRQLPQSVINKIAAGEVVERPASVVKELVENSLDAGAKRIEVAVAQGGMDLVRIVDDGLGIPAEQLPLAVASHATSKLVSADDLFRVNTLGFRGEALASIAEVSHFTLRSRTADATAGAELEVIAGNHRPVVPCGCPTGTVIEVRNLFVNTPVRRKFLRSTQTEMGHVTEAFTRLALASPHVHFVLRHNDRMVYDLPPSQDWRERIGSFFGPELRDNLIWIESVDDPIRLAGYVAHPSQSRTSTRMQYLFLNGRYVRDRALQHALAESYRGLLLTGRYPISFLCFDMPADMVDVNVHPTKLEVRFQDGGRLYSQLLGTIRTKFLTSDLTHAVAADRIAQPSANFAANPAAQTTFETNGGAPQSPAGSAFVDWAKSELSARQPLSAPDALPTSVPARPTSSLMDGPPLELVPLERHWEPAGAHEEPLPNDSTAAHDAGMRFDLHTADNRTPAWNLRPHGPGFAAEQAIGSYAAPATQAVQIHNRYLVTESAEGVLVIDQHALHERVLYEQFRTKVLAGALETQSLLVPEPVDLSPAEAAAALEHSELLAQLGIRIEPFGGGTVLVSSYPAMLKAANPAALLRDMVELLVSGARAPERRDLLDELLHMMSCKAAVKAGDSLTPAEIEALLAQRHLAQDTHHCPHGRPTALVFTREDLDRQFMRT
- a CDS encoding sigma-54 dependent transcriptional regulator codes for the protein MVTAKPLETADSPALPIRVLIVDNDAAHAAAMAESLERVGYDCTVTTSGADGAAQLEENVFDIVITDLVMTDIDGLEILKRAKESQPEAEVILVTGHGTVPSAVSAMQQGAYSYLLKPLDLGQLRAVTENAAANLRLRRTNAELQRRLDEKYGFEGVVGSSPKMNDVIQLLKRIAPTNASVLIQGETGTGKELVAQSIHQNSPRKNKAFVALNCAALSENILESELFGHVKGAFTDASTDRIGKFEYAHGGTLFLDEVGDMPMATQIKLLRVLENGEITRVGSNDPVKVNVRILSATNRNLEKQITAGTFRSDLYHRLKVVTVVLPRLVERSQDIPLLIEHFIRQFAKRHEKPIKSMSTAARRRLMAYDWPGNVRQLRNVVESMVVVDYDGVLDVDDLPVELSAPAEGAPEAVAGDNLGSLVGKPLTDLERLFIGETLKLTGGNREEAAEMLGIGERTLYRKIKEYDL
- a CDS encoding ATP-binding protein, whose translation is MNRATPPSADDVNQKLVDQYTEIAQLAGGLAHEIKNPLSTIGLNVELLAEDLGGDDSPKARRALAKIAVVQRECQRLQDLLNDFLAFARVRKPRLESSDLNEEVRRLLNFFRPKAAETKIEVVTYLQSDLPGVLLDRETFQSALLNLVLNAQQAMPKGGQLVINTEATSRGVALHLIDTGSGMDERTRSKIFNAFYTTKSGGSGLGLSISRKIVEAHGGKIRVESELGRGTQFTIELPVPARLGVQEPAAIKE